Proteins encoded together in one Micromonospora auratinigra window:
- a CDS encoding Na+/H+ antiporter codes for MSALVLIAVLGITVLVGTTIGGRYRVAPPVLLIAFGALLGLLPPFADVVLEPEVVLLLFLPAILYRESLVVSLREIRANLAVIALLAVALVVITMVAVAYAAKALGVEPAAAWVLGAVLAPTDAAAVAGLAKRMPRGILTTLRAESLINDGTALVLFSVTVGVIAGGSVPGALGLAGQFVGKAVGGIAAGLLVGAVVIQIRRHVDDPMREGGLSILTAFVAFLLAEVVHASGVLAVVVAGLLLSYAGPRVIRARSRLTAYAFWDLATFMINGSLFVLLGMQVPRSLRSITSHSPMQSLAIAVVVALVVVVVRLIWVQVSVAGLQGVDRRASRQARRFDFRVRAAMGWAGFRGAVSLAAALAVPVSTHAGMPVRERDLIIFVTVVVIVLIMLVQGTTLPAVATWAGLRGDREREHEVRWARIRATEAGLAALPQVAAELGASPDVVDRLRDDYQEHLDDIRAPRTEENVRQGEASRRLRLEVLEHKRREINRLRDANEIDDAVHRQVQAGIDIEEVRLLGPEPED; via the coding sequence GTGAGCGCACTCGTGCTGATCGCGGTGCTCGGCATCACCGTGCTCGTCGGCACCACCATCGGCGGCCGCTACCGGGTCGCCCCGCCGGTGCTGCTCATCGCCTTCGGCGCGCTGCTCGGTCTGCTGCCGCCCTTCGCCGACGTGGTCCTCGAACCCGAGGTGGTGCTGCTGCTCTTCCTGCCCGCGATCCTCTACCGGGAGAGCCTGGTCGTCAGCCTCCGCGAGATCCGGGCCAACCTCGCGGTGATCGCCCTGCTGGCCGTCGCGCTGGTGGTCATCACGATGGTGGCGGTCGCGTACGCGGCGAAGGCGCTCGGGGTCGAGCCGGCGGCGGCCTGGGTGCTCGGCGCGGTCCTCGCGCCCACCGACGCCGCGGCCGTGGCCGGCCTGGCCAAGCGGATGCCGCGCGGCATCCTCACCACGCTGCGGGCGGAGAGCCTGATCAACGACGGTACGGCCCTGGTGCTCTTCTCCGTCACCGTCGGCGTGATCGCCGGCGGGTCGGTGCCCGGGGCGCTGGGCCTCGCCGGTCAGTTCGTCGGCAAGGCCGTCGGCGGGATCGCGGCCGGGCTGCTGGTCGGTGCGGTGGTGATCCAGATCCGCCGGCACGTCGACGACCCGATGCGCGAGGGCGGCCTGAGCATCCTCACCGCGTTCGTGGCGTTCCTGCTCGCCGAGGTGGTGCACGCCAGCGGCGTCCTCGCCGTGGTGGTCGCCGGGCTGCTGCTGTCGTACGCGGGACCACGGGTGATCCGGGCGCGCTCGCGACTGACCGCGTACGCGTTCTGGGACCTCGCCACCTTCATGATCAACGGAAGTCTCTTCGTGCTGCTGGGCATGCAGGTGCCCCGCTCGCTGCGCAGCATCACCAGCCACTCGCCGATGCAGTCGCTGGCCATCGCCGTGGTGGTCGCCCTGGTGGTGGTGGTCGTCCGGCTGATCTGGGTGCAGGTGTCCGTGGCCGGCTTGCAGGGTGTCGACCGGCGCGCGTCGCGTCAGGCCCGCCGCTTCGACTTCCGGGTCCGGGCCGCCATGGGCTGGGCCGGCTTCCGGGGCGCGGTCTCGCTCGCCGCCGCGCTGGCCGTCCCGGTCAGCACGCACGCCGGCATGCCGGTGCGCGAACGGGACCTGATCATTTTCGTCACCGTGGTGGTGATCGTGCTGATCATGCTGGTGCAGGGCACCACCCTGCCCGCCGTGGCCACCTGGGCGGGGCTGCGCGGTGACCGGGAGCGCGAGCACGAGGTGCGCTGGGCGCGGATCCGGGCCACCGAGGCGGGGCTGGCCGCGCTGCCGCAGGTCGCCGCGGAGCTCGGGGCCTCCCCGGACGTGGTGGACCGGTTGCGCGACGACTACCAGGAGCACCTGGACGACATCCGGGCCCCGCGCACCGAGGAGAACGTGCGGCAGGGGGAGGCGTCGCGCCGGCTGCGGCTGGAGGTGCTCGAACACAAGCGGCGCGAGATCAACCGGCTGCGCGACGCCAACGAGATCGACGACGCGGTGCACCGGCAGGTGCAGGCCGGCATCGACATCGAGGAGGTCCGGCTGCTCGGCCCGGAGCCGGAGGACTGA
- a CDS encoding exonuclease/endonuclease/phosphatase family protein → MAHSKTRRSSSISTIIAIASFLTGRRTRPARPAGGAHPCRPERAGSRAGQRRTHINAHANSSIEDNGAPVDIPRTACAEQQFQEIKDLAIRKKDEGQVIVSGDLNIDFSEDRAYGYAKFPWQVFEANSLPNLRSCYNLYGEKGTGTHGSRHIDYVYFWKRLEDFRYLWMTDYQLVTGTRSDHNGVVATFAIEL, encoded by the coding sequence GTGGCCCACTCGAAGACACGTAGAAGTTCTTCAATATCGACAATCATCGCGATAGCATCCTTCCTCACCGGCCGGCGGACCCGCCCGGCCCGACCTGCGGGAGGGGCTCACCCATGCCGACCAGAACGCGCCGGCTCGCGCGCCGGGCAGCGGCGCACGCACATCAACGCGCACGCCAACTCCAGCATCGAGGACAACGGCGCGCCGGTCGACATCCCGCGTACGGCCTGCGCCGAGCAGCAGTTCCAGGAGATCAAGGACCTGGCGATCCGGAAGAAGGACGAGGGTCAGGTCATCGTCAGCGGTGACCTCAACATCGACTTCAGCGAGGACCGGGCGTACGGGTACGCGAAGTTCCCGTGGCAGGTCTTCGAGGCGAACTCGCTGCCGAACCTGCGCTCCTGTTACAACCTCTACGGTGAGAAGGGAACCGGCACGCACGGCAGCCGGCACATCGACTACGTCTACTTCTGGAAGCGGCTCGAGGACTTCCGCTACCTGTGGATGACCGACTACCAACTGGTGACCGGTACCAGGTCCGACCACAACGGAGTCGTGGCGACCTTCGCGATCGAGCTGTGA
- a CDS encoding YrhB domain-containing protein gives MVTKEQAVALVTALLAEERRTGRLGPAIEELAVLDVERHPLGWLVFWQSARYVRTRDVRDMLIGQGPYLVDGEDGSIHHVPVTKLMTDDWEIRYRWQVRGEPRPDPVRDDVRAVLRDEGSLPAMRHLRRRCPALSPFDARAYVYALRDGGEPPADLVRRTRPPGEEDRMPVTQRRAGPCR, from the coding sequence GTGGTCACGAAGGAACAGGCGGTCGCGCTCGTGACGGCGCTGCTCGCCGAGGAGCGCCGCACGGGCCGGCTCGGGCCGGCGATCGAGGAGCTCGCCGTGCTGGACGTCGAGCGGCACCCGCTGGGCTGGCTGGTCTTCTGGCAGTCCGCGCGCTACGTGCGTACCCGCGACGTGCGCGACATGCTGATCGGGCAGGGCCCCTACCTGGTGGACGGCGAGGACGGCAGCATCCACCACGTCCCGGTGACCAAGCTCATGACCGACGACTGGGAGATCCGGTACCGGTGGCAGGTGCGCGGCGAGCCCCGGCCGGACCCGGTACGCGACGACGTCCGCGCGGTGCTGCGCGACGAGGGATCCCTGCCCGCGATGCGGCACCTGCGCCGGCGCTGTCCCGCGCTGAGCCCGTTCGATGCCAGGGCATACGTGTACGCGCTGCGCGACGGTGGTGAGCCGCCGGCTGACCTGGTGCGTCGGACCCGACCGCCGGGGGAGGAGGACCGGATGCCGGTCACCCAGCGGCGCGCCGGCCCGTGCCGCTGA
- a CDS encoding DUF4287 domain-containing protein codes for MSFQAYLDAIEDRTGKTPRVLVDEAKGRGYDRADVKAGVIVDWLKDEYGLGRGHAMALVHVIKKGPTISAKHVGSTGTHRDATDTLWLDGRATRPS; via the coding sequence ATGTCCTTCCAGGCGTACCTCGACGCGATCGAGGACCGGACCGGCAAGACCCCCCGCGTGCTGGTCGACGAGGCCAAAGGCCGCGGCTACGACCGGGCCGACGTGAAGGCCGGCGTGATCGTGGACTGGCTGAAGGACGAGTACGGCCTCGGTCGCGGGCACGCGATGGCCCTGGTACACGTGATCAAGAAGGGGCCGACGATCAGCGCCAAGCATGTCGGCTCCACCGGCACGCACCGCGACGCCACGGACACCCTCTGGCTCGACGGTAGGGCGACCCGGCCGAGTTGA
- a CDS encoding endo-1,4-beta-xylanase translates to MDSVLARDPGGPTARRTRTALLCAAAGVAMIAATVVLGGSASAGTTLGASAAEKGRYFGTAVAAYKLSDATYVGILNREFTMVTPENEMKWDATEPTQGQFTYSSADRIVSHAQANGMRVRGHALAWHSQQPGWAQNLSGAALRQAMVNHITQVATHYQGKIYAWDVVNEAYADSGGGRRDSNLQRTGDDWIEVAFRTARAADPGAKLCYNDYNTDNWTWAKTQGVYNMVKDFKARGVPIDCVGFQSHFNSGSPYPSNYRTTLQNFADLGVDVQITELDIEGSGSTQATTYGNVVRDCLAVARCTGITVWGIRDSDSWRASGTPLLFDAGGNKKPAYTAVLTELNAGGTSTPPPTTAAPTTPPPTTAPPTTPPPSTPPPTTPPPSGSGCTASVTLNQWQGGFVASIRVTAGASGLTGWTVGLTLPSDATVTNTWSAQPSGTSGALTFRNVDYNRQVAAGTSTEFGFQGTGTGPSAVPTCTAG, encoded by the coding sequence ATGGATTCAGTGCTCGCCCGCGACCCCGGGGGCCCGACGGCCCGGCGGACGCGGACCGCGTTGCTCTGCGCGGCGGCGGGGGTCGCGATGATCGCGGCGACGGTGGTGCTGGGCGGCAGCGCCAGCGCCGGCACCACGCTCGGCGCGTCGGCGGCCGAGAAGGGCCGCTACTTCGGTACGGCGGTGGCCGCGTACAAGTTGTCGGACGCCACCTACGTGGGCATCCTCAACCGCGAGTTCACCATGGTGACCCCCGAGAACGAGATGAAGTGGGACGCCACCGAGCCCACCCAGGGGCAGTTCACCTACTCCAGCGCCGACCGGATCGTCAGCCACGCGCAGGCCAACGGCATGCGGGTACGCGGCCACGCGCTGGCCTGGCACTCCCAGCAGCCCGGCTGGGCGCAGAACCTCTCCGGCGCCGCGCTGCGCCAGGCGATGGTCAACCACATCACCCAGGTCGCCACCCACTACCAGGGCAAGATCTACGCCTGGGACGTGGTGAACGAGGCGTACGCCGACAGCGGCGGCGGCCGCCGCGACTCGAACCTGCAGCGCACCGGCGACGACTGGATCGAGGTGGCCTTCCGTACCGCGCGGGCCGCCGATCCGGGCGCGAAGCTCTGCTACAACGACTACAACACCGACAACTGGACCTGGGCCAAGACGCAGGGCGTCTACAACATGGTCAAGGACTTCAAGGCCCGGGGCGTGCCGATCGACTGCGTCGGCTTCCAGTCGCACTTCAACAGCGGCTCGCCGTATCCGAGCAACTACCGCACCACCCTGCAGAACTTCGCCGACCTCGGCGTCGACGTGCAGATCACCGAGCTGGACATCGAGGGTTCGGGCAGCACGCAGGCCACCACCTACGGCAACGTGGTCCGCGACTGCCTGGCGGTGGCCCGCTGCACCGGCATCACGGTCTGGGGCATCCGCGACAGCGACTCCTGGCGGGCCAGCGGCACCCCGCTGCTCTTCGACGCCGGCGGCAACAAGAAGCCCGCGTACACCGCCGTGCTCACCGAACTGAACGCCGGCGGCACGAGCACCCCGCCGCCCACCACCGCCGCGCCGACCACGCCGCCCCCGACGACCGCTCCCCCGACCACCCCGCCGCCGAGCACGCCGCCGCCCACCACCCCGCCGCCGTCGGGCAGCGGCTGCACCGCGTCGGTGACGCTGAACCAGTGGCAGGGCGGCTTCGTCGCCAGCATCCGGGTCACCGCCGGGGCGAGCGGCCTCACCGGGTGGACCGTCGGGCTCACCCTGCCGTCGGACGCGACGGTCACCAACACCTGGAGCGCCCAGCCCAGTGGCACCAGCGGCGCGCTGACGTTCCGCAACGTCGACTACAACCGCCAGGTCGCCGCCGGCACCAGCACCGAGTTCGGTTTCCAGGGCACCGGTACCGGGCCCTCCGCCGTCCCCACCTGCACCGCCGGTTGA
- a CDS encoding S1 family peptidase — translation MRRPSLLALILVALLAADPAAAQARPAPATSLAAVHTPGTAWGYDPAAGRHTLTVDDSVTGADLAALRVTAARTGALLRREPGRLRTLIAGGQAIYGGGTRCSLGATVRSGTTWYFVTSGHCATRAGTWYADSASTTVLGTRAGSSFPGNDYGLIRYTGTVTHPSAVYTHPGLLTIQGAGNAVIGQYVCRSGATTGVRCGSVTALNATVNYAEGSVSGLIRTNICAEAGDSGGPLYVPSTGTVLGILSGGSGTCTSGGTSYFQPITEVLAAYGVSIP, via the coding sequence ATGCGCCGTCCGTCGCTCCTCGCGCTCATCCTGGTCGCACTGCTCGCCGCCGACCCGGCCGCCGCGCAGGCCCGGCCCGCCCCGGCCACCTCCCTCGCCGCGGTGCACACCCCCGGCACCGCCTGGGGATACGACCCGGCCGCCGGCCGGCACACGCTGACCGTCGACGACAGCGTGACCGGGGCCGACCTGGCGGCGCTGCGGGTCACCGCCGCCCGGACGGGCGCGCTGCTGCGCCGGGAACCCGGCCGGCTGCGCACCCTGATCGCCGGCGGGCAGGCCATCTACGGCGGCGGCACCCGCTGCTCGCTCGGGGCCACCGTCCGCAGCGGCACCACCTGGTACTTCGTCACCTCGGGGCACTGCGCCACCCGCGCCGGCACCTGGTACGCCGACAGCGCGTCGACCACCGTGCTCGGCACCCGCGCCGGCAGCAGCTTCCCCGGCAACGACTACGGCCTGATCCGCTACACCGGCACCGTCACCCACCCCAGCGCCGTCTACACCCACCCCGGACTGCTCACCATCCAGGGCGCCGGGAACGCGGTGATCGGGCAGTACGTGTGCCGCAGCGGCGCCACCACCGGCGTGCGCTGCGGCTCGGTCACCGCCCTCAACGCGACCGTCAACTACGCCGAGGGCAGCGTGTCCGGGCTGATCCGCACCAACATCTGCGCCGAGGCCGGCGACAGCGGCGGCCCGCTCTACGTGCCGTCGACCGGCACCGTGCTCGGCATCCTCTCCGGCGGCAGCGGCACCTGCACGAGCGGCGGCACCAGCTACTTCCAGCCGATCACGGAGGTCCTCGCCGCGTACGGCGTGAGCATCCCGTGA
- a CDS encoding multidrug effflux MFS transporter, producing the protein MGARQRARLVLVLGSLIAIGPLTIDMYLPALPAITTDLHTTSAAVQLTLTGTLAGLALGQLLIGPLSDAVGRRAPLLAGIALHVVASVLCVVAPNVTTVGVLRVLQGLGVAAASVVATAVVRDLFSGAAFARLFSRLMLVMGAAPILAPTLGSGLLRWSDWRGVFAALAVFGVLLATVAAFGLAETLPPARRRRGGVGATVRDYRALLRDRTFVGLVLVTGLAMAALFAYVAGSSFVFQQQYGLDEQEFGVAFGAGAVGLIGATQWNVRLLRRYTPQRILVVALTIGSLAGLVLLGFAATNIGGLPAVLASLWVVLAAAGLALPNAPALALSRHGEAAGTAAALLGAVQFGVGALAAPLVGVLGTGALAMASVVAGGMLAAVTVLLVGVRPARLAELSADPAVVAAH; encoded by the coding sequence ATGGGCGCCCGGCAACGGGCGCGGCTGGTCCTCGTGCTCGGCTCGCTGATCGCGATCGGGCCGCTGACCATCGACATGTACCTGCCGGCCCTGCCGGCCATCACCACCGACCTGCACACCACCTCCGCGGCCGTGCAGCTCACCCTGACCGGCACCCTCGCCGGCCTGGCCCTGGGCCAACTGCTGATCGGTCCGCTCTCCGACGCCGTCGGTCGCCGGGCGCCGCTGCTGGCCGGGATCGCGCTGCACGTCGTCGCCTCCGTGCTCTGTGTCGTCGCGCCGAACGTCACCACGGTCGGCGTGCTGCGGGTGCTGCAGGGCCTCGGCGTGGCCGCCGCCTCGGTGGTGGCCACCGCGGTCGTGCGGGACCTGTTCAGCGGCGCCGCCTTCGCCCGGCTCTTCTCCCGGCTGATGCTGGTGATGGGGGCCGCCCCGATCCTCGCGCCCACCCTCGGCAGCGGCCTGCTGCGCTGGTCGGACTGGCGGGGCGTGTTCGCCGCCCTCGCTGTCTTCGGCGTCCTGCTGGCCACCGTCGCCGCGTTCGGCCTCGCCGAGACGCTGCCGCCCGCCCGACGCCGCCGCGGCGGCGTCGGCGCCACCGTCCGCGACTACCGGGCCCTGCTGCGCGACCGGACCTTCGTCGGGCTCGTCCTGGTCACCGGCCTGGCCATGGCGGCGCTCTTCGCGTACGTGGCCGGCTCGTCGTTCGTCTTCCAGCAGCAGTACGGGCTGGACGAGCAGGAATTCGGGGTGGCCTTCGGGGCCGGCGCGGTCGGCCTGATCGGCGCCACCCAGTGGAACGTGCGGCTGCTGCGCCGCTACACCCCGCAGCGGATCCTGGTCGTCGCGCTCACCATCGGTTCGCTGGCCGGGCTGGTGCTGCTCGGCTTCGCCGCCACCAACATCGGCGGCCTGCCCGCCGTCCTGGCGTCGCTGTGGGTGGTCCTCGCCGCCGCCGGGCTCGCCCTGCCCAACGCGCCCGCCCTGGCGCTGTCACGGCACGGCGAAGCGGCCGGCACCGCCGCGGCACTGCTCGGCGCGGTGCAGTTCGGCGTCGGCGCGCTGGCCGCGCCCCTGGTCGGGGTCCTCGGCACCGGCGCGCTGGCGATGGCCTCGGTGGTGGCCGGCGGCATGCTCGCCGCCGTGACCGTGCTGCTGGTGGGCGTGCGACCGGCCCGCCTGGCCGAGCTGTCGGCCGACCCGGCCGTCGTCGCCGCACACTGA
- a CDS encoding DinB family protein: protein MTRFVQQPDYEGAEFIDLSMASATFREVDLSGARMRGVLLLDADIDGAIDGLRVNGVEIMPLIEAELDRLHPERLRLQPTTPETMRDAVDVIEELWQATLRRASVLPEEAVHRSVNDEWSLAQTLRHTIFVVDAWYGHAAALRPNPFHPIGVPASFITNGTEFGIDESAAPTLGEILAVRAERIADLRAYLAQVTQEELDRVRGPNTAIGCPPPAERTAVKCLQVIFSDQWAHVQFADRDLAILEQEYA, encoded by the coding sequence ATGACGCGATTCGTGCAGCAGCCCGACTACGAGGGTGCGGAGTTCATCGACCTGTCAATGGCCAGCGCAACCTTCCGCGAGGTGGATCTCAGCGGCGCCCGGATGCGTGGCGTGCTGCTGTTGGACGCCGACATCGACGGGGCGATCGACGGCCTGCGCGTCAACGGCGTGGAGATCATGCCATTGATCGAGGCCGAGCTGGATCGCCTGCACCCCGAACGGCTTCGACTGCAGCCAACCACACCCGAGACGATGCGCGATGCGGTGGATGTCATCGAGGAGCTGTGGCAAGCGACGCTGCGACGCGCAAGCGTGCTGCCAGAGGAAGCCGTCCACAGATCAGTGAACGACGAATGGTCGCTCGCCCAAACCCTGCGCCACACGATCTTCGTCGTGGACGCCTGGTATGGCCACGCGGCGGCCCTTCGCCCGAACCCGTTCCATCCGATCGGCGTACCCGCATCGTTCATCACCAACGGCACCGAGTTCGGCATCGACGAGTCGGCCGCGCCCACCCTCGGCGAAATCCTCGCCGTGCGCGCCGAGCGGATCGCCGATCTGCGCGCATATCTGGCGCAGGTCACGCAGGAGGAGCTGGACCGTGTGCGGGGGCCGAACACCGCGATCGGCTGCCCGCCGCCCGCCGAACGTACGGCGGTCAAGTGCCTGCAAGTCATCTTCAGCGACCAGTGGGCGCACGTGCAGTTCGCCGACCGCGACCTGGCCATCCTGGAACAGGAGTATGCGTGA